Proteins from a genomic interval of Symmachiella macrocystis:
- a CDS encoding DUF1549 domain-containing protein: MLSMTFRPLAVSLMLFAIGLAPVSAADEQPAAKEPAAPQVSFYKQIRPIFQANCHGCHQPAKSGGGYDMTSFDKLLGGGESEIPAVVANMPDESHLLELIVPVDGEAQMPRGRKPLTDFEIELIRQWIAQGGVNDTPESAKRHYDNEHPPIYTAPPVVTSLDYSPDGTLLAVAGFHEVLLHKADGSGLAGRLVGMSERIESVRFSPDGKRLAVTGGLPARMGEVQVWDVQERKLTLSVPVTYDTIYGASWSPDGKLIAFGCSDNTVRAIDSTTGEQVLYQGSHSDWVLDTVFSVKGTNLVSVGRDRTAKLTEIETQRFIDNITSITPGALKGGIATVTRHPTSDVIFVGGADGVPKLYRIFRESKRVIGDDANLIRQFPPLKGRLFGVAISKDGSHVAAVSSDNTSGEVLIAKYEFDVEMPEDIKKISLKRSSQRSAAERKRLEEYRTQGVQAVAQTTVDNTGLYAVVFHPNGKTIAVAGGDGKIRLYSTENAKLVKEFLSVPVSDEIVQREIEDSITTASNDASAPESMPEGQQVAALEVQPQEITIDHRYDSVQFLLTAVLQSGERVDVTRMAQFVATEPIASISPTGLLRANANGTTEITFTLADKAAKAVVHITAVEDDFPVDMKRDVVPTLTKLGCNAGTCHGANKGKAGFKLSLRGNDPEFDLRAFTDDLASRRVNRASPDNSLMLLKAAAAVPHGGGQLAKPGTPYYEIIRKWISDGAKLDQAVPHVIKIDVTPQNPIVQLAGSKQQMRVVATYSDGTTRDATAEAFVEVGDIEVGSTDGTGLITVLRRGETPILTRYQGAYAATTMTVMGDRSGFVWQDQPVNNYIDEMIVKKLQRTKTVQSGLCTDAEFVRRVYLDLTGLPPTVEQVSSFLADSRDARLKRDELIDQLVGSNDYIDHWTNKWADLLQVNRKYLGAEGAKAFHDWIRMQVADNTPYDRLVHRILTASGSNMENPPASYYKILRTPEETMENTTHLFLGIRFNCNKCHDHPFERWKQDQYYETAAFFAQVGLKKDPASGDKKTKGTAVEGAKPLFEIVYDKNEGEVKHVTTGTVMPPTFPFPAEHAANESASRREKLAAWITSPENPYFARSYVNRLWAYLLGTGFIEPIDDIRAGNPATNPELLERLTNDFVQSGFNTRQLVRLICKSRAYQLSINSNRWNEDDNINYSHAMARRLPAEVLYDALHRATGSMSHFPNLPPGTRAAQLPDAGVKEPSGFLAQFGRPPRESACECERSSGVQFGPVMAMVTGPTVGDAIADPKNDIARLVQRTSDDAQLINDLFMHILNRPATEQEIASSLEVFKEIPREHDKLSHRLHVQEESLKPLMTAQAAQRKASIAAAQAAIAAYEKAVAPKIAELDKQQKQRTEMLAAALKDYEATLPAKFAAWEAREDRNTPWVALDPAQLSTTNTATLTKQEDLSVVATGTNGVGAYNVVAETPLRGIRSIRLEVLAHEGSPKKGPGRSGDGNFVLTEFEVWAAPKGNPDQKTKLKLVDARSDYDQKGYPVVTAIDGVSAAAGNGWAISGKTGENHYASFSLAEPVGLPGGTILTFLLKQEFNSKTHSIGKFRLSVTNSADPILLNGVDAEIAKILEVPADKRTAEQKTAVAKYLRGFDKELRKHEQALAESRQPRPEDPVLKAMQANLEVVSRPVPIEPGLRRLRGDVKLSTEQLVQNRLTAAQDIAWALINSPSFMFNR, translated from the coding sequence ATGCTCTCAATGACGTTCCGACCACTTGCCGTATCTTTGATGTTGTTCGCTATCGGCCTTGCTCCGGTCAGCGCGGCGGACGAACAGCCTGCTGCCAAAGAACCGGCTGCCCCGCAAGTCAGCTTTTACAAGCAGATTCGCCCGATCTTTCAGGCGAATTGTCACGGCTGCCATCAACCGGCCAAGTCGGGCGGCGGCTACGATATGACGTCGTTCGACAAACTGCTCGGCGGTGGCGAATCGGAAATCCCGGCTGTTGTGGCCAACATGCCCGACGAAAGCCACCTGTTAGAATTGATCGTTCCGGTCGATGGCGAAGCGCAAATGCCCCGCGGCCGAAAACCGCTCACGGATTTCGAAATAGAATTGATCCGTCAATGGATTGCACAAGGGGGCGTGAACGATACGCCCGAATCGGCCAAACGGCATTATGACAACGAGCACCCGCCGATCTACACAGCGCCGCCGGTTGTCACTTCGTTAGATTATTCTCCCGACGGAACACTGCTTGCCGTCGCTGGATTTCATGAAGTCTTGTTGCACAAGGCGGATGGATCGGGATTGGCTGGACGTTTGGTCGGAATGTCGGAGCGCATCGAATCGGTGCGGTTTTCCCCCGACGGAAAACGCTTGGCCGTAACCGGCGGATTGCCGGCGCGGATGGGAGAGGTCCAAGTCTGGGATGTGCAAGAACGCAAATTGACGCTCTCCGTTCCGGTCACTTACGACACGATCTACGGCGCAAGCTGGTCGCCCGATGGGAAACTGATCGCGTTTGGATGCTCCGACAATACAGTGCGGGCTATCGATTCCACTACGGGCGAACAAGTCCTTTATCAAGGCTCGCACAGCGACTGGGTGTTGGATACGGTCTTCTCGGTTAAGGGCACAAACCTCGTTTCCGTGGGCCGCGACCGGACAGCCAAACTGACCGAGATCGAAACGCAACGCTTTATCGACAACATCACCTCAATCACTCCCGGCGCGCTAAAGGGCGGCATTGCCACCGTCACGCGGCATCCCACATCCGACGTAATTTTTGTCGGCGGTGCTGACGGCGTGCCCAAGTTGTATCGCATCTTTCGTGAATCCAAACGCGTCATTGGCGACGATGCCAATTTGATCCGCCAATTCCCCCCACTCAAAGGCCGCTTGTTTGGTGTCGCCATCAGCAAAGATGGCAGCCACGTCGCCGCCGTCAGCAGTGACAACACATCTGGCGAAGTCTTGATCGCCAAATATGAGTTCGACGTTGAAATGCCAGAAGACATCAAGAAAATTTCGCTCAAGCGCTCCAGCCAACGTTCCGCAGCGGAACGAAAACGGTTGGAGGAATACCGCACACAGGGCGTCCAAGCTGTGGCCCAAACTACTGTGGACAACACCGGCTTATACGCCGTCGTCTTTCATCCCAACGGAAAAACGATCGCAGTTGCCGGTGGCGATGGCAAAATTCGCCTCTACTCCACAGAGAACGCGAAACTAGTAAAAGAATTTCTCTCGGTGCCAGTCAGCGACGAAATCGTCCAACGCGAAATCGAAGACTCCATAACGACCGCCTCCAACGACGCATCGGCTCCGGAATCAATGCCGGAAGGTCAACAGGTAGCTGCCCTCGAAGTTCAGCCGCAGGAAATCACCATCGATCACCGTTACGATTCGGTGCAGTTTCTTTTGACAGCCGTCCTGCAATCGGGCGAACGGGTCGATGTGACTCGCATGGCGCAGTTCGTTGCCACCGAGCCAATCGCGAGCATTTCACCAACCGGTCTGTTACGAGCCAATGCCAACGGCACAACCGAAATTACGTTTACCTTAGCCGATAAGGCCGCAAAGGCCGTCGTGCATATCACCGCTGTCGAAGACGACTTTCCGGTTGACATGAAACGTGACGTGGTTCCCACGCTAACGAAGCTCGGTTGTAATGCCGGCACTTGCCACGGGGCGAACAAGGGCAAAGCCGGATTCAAGTTGTCGCTCCGCGGCAATGATCCCGAATTCGATCTGCGGGCCTTTACCGATGACTTGGCGTCGCGTCGCGTCAATCGTGCTTCGCCCGACAATAGCCTAATGTTGCTCAAAGCGGCTGCGGCGGTCCCCCACGGAGGCGGACAATTGGCCAAACCCGGAACGCCTTATTATGAAATCATTCGCAAATGGATTTCCGACGGCGCAAAGTTGGACCAAGCGGTTCCCCATGTTATTAAAATCGACGTCACACCTCAAAACCCCATCGTGCAGTTGGCCGGTTCCAAACAGCAGATGCGCGTGGTGGCAACGTATTCCGACGGCACCACACGTGATGCCACCGCCGAAGCCTTTGTCGAAGTTGGCGACATCGAAGTCGGCTCGACCGACGGCACTGGCTTGATCACCGTCCTCCGCCGCGGCGAAACACCGATCCTCACCCGCTATCAAGGCGCCTATGCGGCCACGACCATGACCGTCATGGGAGACCGTTCAGGTTTCGTCTGGCAAGACCAACCGGTAAATAATTACATCGATGAAATGATCGTTAAAAAACTGCAGCGCACCAAAACCGTGCAGTCCGGTCTATGCACTGACGCGGAATTCGTTCGCCGCGTCTATCTGGACCTGACCGGATTGCCTCCCACAGTCGAGCAAGTCAGCAGTTTCCTCGCCGACAGCCGCGATGCCCGTCTGAAACGCGATGAATTGATTGACCAATTGGTGGGGAGCAATGATTACATCGATCATTGGACCAACAAGTGGGCGGACCTGTTGCAGGTCAATCGCAAATACTTAGGCGCCGAAGGGGCCAAAGCGTTCCACGATTGGATTCGCATGCAGGTGGCGGACAATACGCCCTACGACCGCCTCGTGCACCGTATTCTGACAGCCAGCGGCTCCAACATGGAGAACCCGCCCGCGTCGTATTATAAAATCCTGCGGACTCCCGAAGAGACGATGGAGAACACGACGCATCTGTTTTTAGGCATCCGGTTCAATTGCAACAAATGCCACGACCACCCCTTCGAGCGTTGGAAGCAAGACCAGTATTACGAGACGGCCGCATTTTTCGCACAAGTGGGACTGAAAAAGGATCCCGCCTCGGGCGACAAAAAGACCAAAGGCACAGCTGTCGAAGGGGCCAAACCGTTATTTGAAATCGTGTACGATAAAAACGAGGGTGAGGTCAAACACGTCACCACCGGAACCGTCATGCCCCCGACGTTTCCGTTCCCAGCAGAGCATGCAGCTAACGAGTCCGCCTCACGACGAGAGAAATTGGCGGCTTGGATCACCTCGCCCGAGAACCCGTACTTCGCCCGCAGCTATGTGAACCGCTTGTGGGCTTATCTGCTCGGCACTGGGTTTATTGAGCCGATCGATGACATCCGCGCGGGCAACCCGGCCACCAATCCCGAATTGCTGGAGCGGCTGACGAATGACTTCGTGCAAAGCGGATTCAACACGCGACAATTGGTACGGCTGATTTGTAAATCGCGTGCGTATCAGTTGTCCATCAATTCTAATCGTTGGAACGAAGACGACAACATTAACTATTCGCACGCTATGGCACGGCGACTTCCCGCTGAGGTTTTATACGACGCTCTGCATCGTGCGACCGGTTCGATGTCGCATTTCCCCAACCTCCCCCCGGGAACGCGCGCCGCCCAATTGCCCGATGCCGGCGTGAAGGAGCCCAGCGGATTTCTGGCCCAGTTCGGTCGTCCTCCCCGTGAGAGCGCCTGTGAATGCGAACGTTCCAGCGGCGTGCAATTCGGCCCTGTGATGGCCATGGTCACCGGCCCAACCGTGGGCGACGCCATTGCCGACCCCAAGAACGACATCGCTCGTTTGGTTCAGCGCACCTCGGATGATGCGCAACTCATCAACGATTTGTTCATGCATATTCTCAACCGCCCCGCAACGGAACAAGAAATCGCGTCCAGCTTGGAAGTCTTCAAGGAGATCCCGCGGGAACATGACAAGCTCTCCCATCGTTTGCACGTGCAGGAAGAAAGCCTCAAACCGCTGATGACCGCCCAAGCAGCACAACGCAAAGCCTCCATTGCAGCCGCTCAGGCGGCAATCGCAGCCTATGAAAAAGCCGTCGCACCGAAAATCGCTGAGTTAGACAAACAACAGAAACAGCGGACCGAAATGCTCGCAGCGGCGCTCAAAGACTACGAAGCAACGCTGCCGGCCAAGTTTGCGGCTTGGGAAGCACGTGAAGATCGCAACACCCCCTGGGTCGCCCTCGATCCCGCACAACTTTCCACAACCAACACCGCAACGTTGACCAAGCAAGAGGACCTGTCGGTGGTAGCGACCGGGACCAACGGCGTCGGTGCGTACAATGTGGTGGCCGAAACGCCGCTCAGGGGAATACGTAGCATTCGATTGGAAGTTTTGGCCCATGAGGGCAGCCCCAAGAAAGGCCCCGGACGTTCGGGCGATGGAAACTTCGTCCTGACCGAATTCGAGGTTTGGGCCGCTCCTAAGGGAAACCCGGATCAAAAGACAAAATTGAAGTTGGTCGACGCACGGTCCGATTACGACCAAAAGGGATATCCAGTGGTCACAGCGATCGACGGTGTCTCGGCCGCTGCCGGTAACGGCTGGGCCATCTCCGGTAAGACCGGCGAGAACCACTATGCCAGTTTCTCACTAGCCGAACCGGTTGGACTGCCGGGCGGAACGATTTTGACATTCCTACTCAAACAAGAATTCAATTCCAAGACACACTCCATCGGCAAGTTTCGGCTCTCAGTCACAAATTCCGCCGATCCAATCCTACTCAACGGGGTGGATGCTGAAATTGCCAAAATCCTGGAAGTCCCCGCTGACAAACGTACCGCCGAACAAAAAACGGCCGTGGCCAAATACCTCCGCGGCTTCGACAAGGAGTTGCGAAAACACGAACAGGCACTCGCTGAAAGTCGCCAACCCCGACCCGAAGATCCCGTACTCAAAGCCATGCAGGCCAACTTAGAAGTCGTCAGTCGCCCGGTACCGATCGAACCGGGATTGCGTCGCCTGCGCGGGGATGTCAAACTGAGCACCGAGCAACTGGTCCAAAATCGACTCACCGCGGCACAAGACATTGCGTGGGCATTGATCAATAGTCCTTCATTCATGTTCAATCGATAA
- a CDS encoding DUF1501 domain-containing protein, with translation MLVIPGQLGKDVCDKNVGPTRRDLLRVGGSAMLGMGLGTMFNLQNAAAKGPEAVGGPGWGQAKSVIMIFLQGGPSHLDLWDPKENVPANIRSPFQPISTKLPGVQFTEMLPKLAQVNDKITMIRSMSYTPKGLFNHTAAIYQMMTGYTTDKVSASGQLEPPTPKDFPNFGSNIIRLKPPTEPMLPLVMMPRPLQESNVVGKAGTAGFLGRAYDPYYLYPEGDDMNMNKMDNIRVDDLKLRPEVYATRLQRRARLRDSINKGMPQIEKAVKHYNLNQSYSRALDLVISGRAREAFTLDQESTAMRDRYGRNTFGQSLLLARRLVEAGTRVVEVVWPKVANSDNHSWDVHSGLTKRMKTQSAPMLDAGLSALFSDLDERGLLDETMVVAIGEFGRSPQRGVSTSGNSNTSDGRDHWPYCYTACVAGAGVHQGRIHGASDKTGSGPLNDPVHPGQLLASIYHSFGIAPDTIVYNHLNQPRELVKAETIPGLYQA, from the coding sequence ATGCTCGTGATTCCCGGACAACTTGGAAAAGACGTATGCGATAAAAACGTCGGCCCTACGCGTCGCGATTTATTGCGGGTCGGCGGTTCGGCCATGCTGGGCATGGGACTGGGCACGATGTTTAATCTCCAAAACGCCGCGGCCAAAGGACCGGAAGCCGTCGGCGGACCGGGGTGGGGCCAAGCCAAAAGCGTGATCATGATTTTCCTGCAAGGGGGCCCCAGCCACCTCGACTTGTGGGATCCCAAGGAAAACGTCCCTGCCAATATCCGCAGCCCGTTTCAACCGATTTCCACCAAGCTGCCGGGCGTGCAGTTCACGGAAATGCTGCCCAAATTGGCGCAGGTCAACGACAAAATCACTATGATCCGCTCCATGAGCTATACGCCCAAGGGGTTGTTCAACCACACCGCTGCCATTTATCAAATGATGACCGGCTACACCACCGACAAGGTCAGCGCCTCCGGTCAGTTGGAACCCCCGACACCGAAGGACTTTCCGAACTTCGGCTCCAACATCATTCGTCTCAAACCACCCACCGAACCGATGTTGCCGCTGGTGATGATGCCCCGACCGCTGCAGGAAAGCAACGTCGTCGGCAAGGCTGGCACAGCGGGCTTTTTGGGCCGCGCGTACGACCCGTATTATCTCTATCCCGAAGGAGATGATATGAATATGAACAAGATGGACAACATTCGGGTCGACGACTTAAAACTCCGTCCCGAGGTCTATGCCACTCGCTTGCAGCGTCGCGCCCGTTTGCGGGATTCGATCAACAAAGGCATGCCGCAAATTGAAAAAGCGGTCAAGCATTACAATTTGAACCAGTCCTACAGCCGGGCGCTGGATTTGGTCATCTCCGGCCGCGCCCGCGAGGCGTTCACCCTCGATCAAGAATCAACGGCGATGCGCGATCGATACGGCCGCAACACGTTCGGCCAAAGCTTATTGCTCGCCCGACGACTGGTCGAAGCCGGAACCCGCGTTGTCGAGGTTGTCTGGCCCAAGGTGGCCAACTCGGACAACCACTCTTGGGACGTGCACTCCGGCTTGACCAAACGCATGAAAACCCAATCCGCACCGATGCTCGACGCGGGCCTCTCGGCGCTGTTCTCCGACTTAGACGAACGGGGCCTGTTGGACGAAACCATGGTCGTCGCCATCGGCGAATTCGGCCGCTCGCCGCAACGGGGGGTAAGTACTTCCGGCAACAGCAACACGTCCGACGGCCGCGACCACTGGCCCTATTGCTACACCGCATGTGTCGCCGGGGCGGGCGTCCACCAAGGCCGGATCCACGGGGCTTCGGACAAAACCGGATCGGGACCATTGAACGACCCGGTGCACCCGGGACAACTCTTGGCCTCAATCTACCATTCGTTCGGGATCGCCCCCGATACGATCGTCTACAACCACCTCAACCAGCCGCGAGAATTGGTCAAAGCAGAAACCATCCCCGGCCTCTACCAAGCCTAA
- a CDS encoding M16 family metallopeptidase: protein MMFRIACVFGLVGVAVATSHAQDTSPQRGLAPVNGPQHRANIDIHYASRQALGKGVTLAKLSSGLTVIVQENHAAPVATVRSYVVNTGSAYEGKDMGAGLSHMLEHLVAGGTTTIRPEKEVRALVDSMGGRTNAYTSNDITAFYIDCPADKTALALELIAQNMQFSTIPEDEYIREMGVVQRELEKGEQERRRVRYNRMKQLIYQVHPMRHPTIGYLPVVQQVKRQDVIDFYHNRYVPQNMIIIVVGDVNTDDVLDEVLKDFKDFHRTTERAPILPVEPDQASPRTIRVEMEGPTAQISLAWPTVPLQDPDLYPLDVAAFVLTHGDSSRLAKRLKIDQPLATSVSSSSFTPGFVKGWFQISAECAPENIDEVRRIILEEVDKLKTTEVSEAELAKVKRQKAAEHVFGQQTVQNQAEMLASSYRSTGDPLFDDQYVAGIQTVTAEQIRNVARKYFLSQRMNTVIIEPLGSGAKRQATSDSSPAESEIIRKQFPNGLTVLLKRHSVVPLVSVQAFVKGGATSDTNAESGLASLACQLMTRGTKKYTGEQIDEYFDSIGGSLSVSSQRNSSYLQSSVLASDFDASMDYVHQVLVEPTFPEEEFERIKGLHLRRIAARAANPQTEILDFWASEIPASSPYHRTVSGTVETVSKLTVEDCRKFRADYFVPNNMVIAIFGDIEVDATLAKLETMFGSLPRSESFHWPEFPENQTLAKSRSEHLQNQKQDTGMIMLSYPICSIYDQKSRDSLEVLSGILTGGSGAGGRLHEELRGARLVYYVFGFQINGFAPGYYNVLTQTRPESINDVIGRIEAAIEKIKNEGVPAEEFEGVKGKLIAAHAMKNTTPSAQAFQAAIDELYGLGYDHDRGYDKRIADVTVDDVVKAVQTYFQHGLVVTTSPNASPDEAAITDEKK from the coding sequence ATGATGTTTCGAATCGCGTGCGTCTTTGGATTGGTGGGAGTTGCGGTGGCGACATCTCACGCTCAGGATACTTCCCCGCAGAGAGGACTTGCCCCAGTGAATGGACCACAGCACCGAGCCAATATCGATATTCATTATGCCTCGCGACAGGCTTTGGGTAAGGGTGTGACGCTCGCCAAGTTGTCCAGCGGCTTAACCGTGATCGTGCAGGAGAATCATGCGGCACCAGTCGCCACCGTCCGCAGCTATGTTGTGAATACCGGCAGCGCCTATGAAGGCAAAGACATGGGAGCCGGTTTGAGTCACATGTTAGAGCACTTGGTCGCCGGCGGCACGACGACCATCCGGCCCGAAAAAGAAGTCCGGGCGCTCGTCGATTCGATGGGGGGACGCACCAATGCCTACACGTCGAATGACATCACCGCGTTTTATATCGATTGCCCGGCCGACAAGACGGCGCTGGCCCTGGAATTAATCGCACAGAACATGCAGTTCTCTACGATTCCCGAAGACGAATACATCCGAGAAATGGGGGTCGTGCAGCGGGAATTGGAGAAGGGGGAACAAGAACGCCGCCGGGTCCGCTACAACCGCATGAAGCAACTCATCTATCAAGTTCACCCCATGCGGCACCCCACCATTGGCTATCTGCCGGTCGTGCAACAGGTCAAACGCCAGGATGTGATTGATTTTTATCACAATCGCTATGTACCGCAAAACATGATCATTATCGTGGTGGGGGACGTGAACACCGACGACGTTCTGGACGAAGTGCTCAAGGACTTCAAGGACTTCCATCGCACAACCGAACGCGCGCCGATCTTACCGGTCGAACCCGATCAAGCCTCACCGCGGACGATTCGTGTGGAGATGGAAGGGCCCACGGCGCAGATCAGTCTCGCGTGGCCGACAGTGCCGCTGCAAGACCCGGACCTGTATCCGCTGGATGTCGCGGCATTTGTATTGACGCATGGAGACAGTTCACGGTTGGCAAAGCGATTGAAAATCGATCAGCCGTTGGCGACATCGGTCTCCAGTTCTTCGTTTACACCCGGTTTTGTCAAAGGCTGGTTCCAGATTTCAGCGGAGTGTGCTCCTGAAAATATTGATGAGGTCCGCCGGATTATTCTCGAAGAAGTCGACAAACTCAAAACCACGGAAGTCAGCGAAGCAGAGTTGGCTAAGGTGAAACGCCAAAAGGCGGCCGAGCACGTTTTTGGACAACAAACCGTACAAAACCAAGCCGAGATGCTCGCCAGCAGTTATCGCTCGACAGGGGATCCGCTGTTTGACGACCAATACGTTGCCGGCATACAGACAGTGACCGCTGAGCAAATTCGCAACGTTGCCCGGAAATATTTTCTTTCTCAACGCATGAACACGGTGATCATCGAACCGTTGGGCAGCGGCGCCAAACGGCAGGCGACCTCGGACAGCTCGCCGGCCGAATCTGAGATTATTCGCAAGCAGTTTCCCAACGGGTTGACCGTATTGCTCAAACGGCACAGCGTGGTGCCGTTGGTGTCGGTTCAAGCGTTCGTCAAAGGTGGTGCGACGAGTGATACGAACGCCGAAAGCGGCTTGGCGTCGCTCGCTTGCCAGTTGATGACCCGCGGAACGAAGAAATACACCGGGGAACAAATCGACGAATACTTCGATTCCATCGGCGGTTCGCTTTCCGTCAGTAGCCAGCGCAATTCGAGTTACCTGCAATCATCGGTGCTGGCGAGCGATTTTGATGCGAGCATGGATTACGTCCACCAAGTGCTGGTCGAACCGACGTTTCCTGAAGAAGAGTTCGAACGCATTAAAGGGCTGCATCTGCGGCGGATTGCCGCCCGGGCTGCCAATCCCCAAACCGAAATCTTAGATTTTTGGGCGTCCGAGATCCCCGCCTCTTCGCCTTACCACCGCACAGTGAGCGGGACGGTCGAGACGGTTTCGAAGTTGACAGTGGAGGATTGTCGTAAATTCCGAGCCGATTACTTTGTGCCCAACAATATGGTCATTGCCATTTTCGGCGACATCGAGGTCGACGCCACATTGGCCAAGTTGGAGACCATGTTTGGTTCGCTCCCGCGTTCAGAATCATTCCATTGGCCTGAGTTCCCTGAGAACCAAACGCTTGCCAAGTCGCGATCGGAACATCTGCAAAACCAAAAGCAGGACACGGGCATGATCATGCTCAGTTATCCGATCTGCAGCATTTACGACCAGAAATCGCGGGATTCACTGGAGGTGCTTTCCGGGATTTTGACCGGCGGCAGCGGCGCGGGCGGGCGGTTGCACGAGGAGTTGCGCGGCGCACGATTGGTCTACTATGTGTTCGGTTTTCAGATCAATGGATTCGCACCAGGCTATTACAATGTGCTCACGCAAACGCGGCCGGAATCGATCAATGATGTGATCGGGCGAATCGAAGCAGCGATCGAGAAAATTAAAAATGAAGGCGTACCCGCTGAGGAATTCGAGGGGGTCAAAGGAAAACTGATCGCAGCTCACGCGATGAAAAACACCACCCCCAGTGCACAGGCGTTCCAAGCAGCCATTGATGAGTTGTACGGCTTGGGCTACGACCACGACCGTGGGTATGACAAACGGATCGCGGACGTGACGGTCGACGATGTTGTCAAAGCTGTGCAAACGTATTTCCAGCACGGCTTGGTTGTCACGACATCGCCGAATGCCTCTCCGGACGAGGCAGCGATAACGGATGAGAAGAAGTAA